Proteins encoded in a region of the Dreissena polymorpha isolate Duluth1 chromosome 6, UMN_Dpol_1.0, whole genome shotgun sequence genome:
- the LOC127835840 gene encoding uncharacterized protein LOC127835840 yields MTSILNKSIEILTARTSNASNRKKERDKKVQDVTPPEHVVGRESAVTTTVDEIQAYTPYNKCEEHDGEPEELYCVQHSSMVCVVCRRLYHPKCKEILRVDEACANFCKGEAPDKCREHVRELLRKCHAVAREREWDLTDLDRKKADIINSLLHEKQTIVAKVEKLYENAKADLERLYTVERTEMKNHLLSLKQMSASLDERLKAVESKKASDSDLETFVAVQNARDKHKKMTSALVHIHDEAHKVFLKFHVSEMVETAMKCLHSLGELSLNTMEYAVIPKLNQADEPGLELSTLNRKPPEEHTIRKHVMDRTVTPAGEIFVRDREDAETCWITGMCILKDSTLIVVDNNNNRVKVIDPRGNIVNSFRLASPPFDIALINQAEAAFTLPDKKQVQVIRIVGRSDIKYGENIQFDFDCNGIGVLGDNIVLTSISEKCVRMVNQKGEVLWTAVTDDLGERIFEWPWYVATSSSFEKVYVSDRRKNTVTTLDQNGTLLNVRDIRGKGPRGLAVDDVGNMFMCHYMTDELEIISLDYPRDRKVLLTKVDGIKHPQSLAYDEEKGQILLSANNSDYVNVFQMK; encoded by the exons ATGACTTCGATTTTAAACAAGTCCATCGAGATTTTAACTGCGCGCACCAGCAACGCAAGCAATCGAAAAAAGGAGCGCGATAAAAAGGTACAAGACGTAACCCCGCCTGAGCACGTCGTCGGACGGGAATCAGCCGTAACCACCACCGTCGACGAAATACAGGCGTACACGCCATACAACAAGTGCGAGGAGCATGACGGCGAACCGGAAGAGCTTTACTGCGTCCAACACAGCAGCATGGTCTGTGTCGTCTGCCGGCGCCTGTACCATCCTAA GTGTAAGGAAATCCTTCGAGTAGACGAAGCGTGTGCAAACTTTTGCAAAGGCGAGGCGCCAGACAAATGCAGGGAGCATGTCCGGGAGTTACTGAGGAAATGCCACGCTGTTGCCAGAGAACGCGAGTGGGATTTGACCGACCTTGACCGCAAAAAAGCCGACATAATAAACAGTCTCCTCCACGAGAAACAAACCATCGTCGCTAAGGTGGAGAAACTTTATGAGAACGCTAAAGCCGACTTGGAACGTCTGTATACAGTGGAACGGACAGAAATGAAGAATCACTTGCTGTCGTTAAAACAGATGTCCGCTTCGCTTGACGAGAGGCTTAAAGCTGTGGAATCGAAAAAAGCGTCTGATTCGGATCTGGAAACGTTCGTAGCGGTGCAAAACGCAAGGGACAAACATAAGAAGATGACGTCAGCTCTGGTGCATATTCACGATGAAGCGCATAAAGTCTTTCTTAAATTTCATGTTAGTGAAATGGTGGAAACCGCAATGAAATGCTTGCACAGTTTGGGTGAGTTGTCTCTTAACACGATGGAGTACGCAGTCATACCAAAACTTAATCAGGCGGATGAACCTGGGCTAGAGTTGTCCACCCTCAACCGGAAGCCACCAGAAGAGCACACAATAAGAAAACACGTGATGGATAGAACTGTAACTCCCGCGGGGGAAATATTTGTAAGGGACCGTGAGGACGCGGAAACTTGTTGGATAACAGGTATGTGTATTCTCAAAGACAGTACACTGATTGTCGTAGACAATAACAACAATCGAGTCAAGGTGATAGATCCTCGTGGAAATATCGTGAACTCGTTCCGTTTGGCGAGTCCTCCATTTGACATTGCTTTAATCAACCAGGCCGAGGCGGCGTTCACATTACCGGATAAGAAACAAGTCCAGGTCATCCGCATTGTCGGTCGCTCTGACATAAAGTATGGCGAAAACATCCAGTTTGACTTCGACTGCAATGGGATTGGTGTGTTGGGAGACAACATCGTTCTAACGAGCATCTCCGAAAAGTGTGTACGGATGGTAAACCAAAAGGGCGAGGTCCTGTGGACGGCCGTAACAGACGACCTGGGAGAGCGGATATTTGAGTGGCCCTGGTACGTGGCGACTAGCAGTAGCTTCGAGAAGGTCTACGTATCCGACAGGCGCAAGAACACGGTGACCACGCTTGACCAGAACGGGACGTTGCTTAACGTGCGTGACATCCGAGGAAAAG GTCCGCGCGGCCTGGCGGTTGACGACGTAGGTAACATGTTCATGTGTCACTACATGACGGACGAGCTGGAGATTATCTCGCTTGATTATCCCAGGGACCGGAAGGTGTTACTCACAAAGGTGGACGGAATCAAGCATCCTCAGAGCTTGGCCTACGACGAAGAAAAGGGACAAATCTTGCTTTCCGCGAACAATTCTGACTACGTTAATGTGTTTCAAATGAAGTGA